In one Rhopalosiphum padi isolate XX-2018 chromosome 3, ASM2088224v1, whole genome shotgun sequence genomic region, the following are encoded:
- the LOC132924606 gene encoding uncharacterized protein LOC132924606, whose protein sequence is MDTLLSDNVSSTNDRCHQKCCISSTNICQIDCNSTNSNDYVFDMNDHTNLISNCKLVKKKYKCHCCFLEENGSKSNTYYSQPWITFIHILCTAILVLFAVYLESNVLIFEKISNKKEMDDIVWRSTPSEQHRTTTSTISPTTDLPPKDKCEPLYVLVYAHCCVWFLFLVLDHVARHMHHTTLRSRGHLRAYARLTRLAVIPFQLVSLWTVLLAIFIAVYAQEDAADMQPYCDANMLMSPKNGIAVLLVIEFVCVTISSLLYANSIRKFSLEKPPPDVCGWEENNYCDRWIPQVLQNNDITTSQQTDPEEIPNSEQQDSRCLLDLLEYYAYANRELATQLASKSEKLRQLEVENTAQQPSQS, encoded by the exons ATGGATACACTACTCAGTGATAATGTATCGTCCACAAATGACCGTTGCCATCAAAAATGCTGTATTTCATCTACAAACATATGCCAAATTGACTGTAACAGTACCAACAGTAACGATTATGTATTTGATATGAATGatcatacaaatttaatatcaaactgcaaattagtaaaaaaaaaatacaagtgcCATTGTTGTTTTTTGGAAGAAAACGGATCTAAATCAAATACATACTATTCTCAACCATGGATAACCttcattcatatattatgtact gcaATTTTGGTATTATTCGCTGTCTATTTAGAAtccaatgttttaatttttgaaaaaatttccAATAAGAAAGAAATGGATGATATTGTATGGCGTTCAACACCTTCAGAACAACATAGGACTACCACATCAACAATTTCTCCAACAACAGATCTACCCCCTAAAGATAAATGTGAACCATTATATGTTCTTGTTTATGCTCATTGTTgtgtatggtttttatttttg gtactggaCCATGTTGCTCGACACATGCATCATACAACATTAAGATCTCGTGGACATTTGCGTGCTTATGCAAGACTTACTCGCCTAGCAGTTATCCCATTTCAATTAGTATCtttat gGACTGTATTATTGGCTATATTTATTGCTGTATATGCTCAAGAAGATGCTGCTGATATGCAACCGTACTGTGATGCTAATATGTTGATGTCACCAAAAAATGGAATAGCTGTATTACTTGTTATTGAGTTTGTATGTGTCACAATATCTTCATTACTATATGCAA aTTCAATAAGAAAATTTAGTCTAGAAAAACCACCACCAGATGTATGTGGTTgggaagaaaataattattgtgatcgATGGATACCTCAAGTGTTGCAGAATAATGATATTACAACAAGTCAACAAACAGATCCTGAGGAAATTCCaaa ttctGAACAACAAGATAGTCGgtgtttattagatttattagagTACTATGCTTATGCTAATCGAGAGTTGGCCACTCAATTAGCTAGTAAATCTGAAAAATTACGTCAACTTGAAGTAGAAAATACTGCTCAACAACCTTCtcagtcataa